A segment of the Panacibacter ginsenosidivorans genome:
AACTTATCACGGTTCAGCCCACACACACTGTTGCAGAAGCTGTAGAGCTTATGAAAAAATATGATATAGACCAGGTGCCGGTAATGAACGGAGAAGAGCCGGTTGGCGCAATTAGCGAGAATGGGTTGTTCAAAAAAGTATTTAGCGATCCTGAAATCAAAAACGCAACCATACAGAGTGTTATTGAAACCCCTTATCCTGTCGTAGCTTTTGACACACCTGTTGAAAGACTGGGTAGCCTTATTACCAAAGAGAATGGCGCTGTGTTAGCGAAAGATGAAAAGGGAGATTATCATATTGTTACACGTTACGATGTAATACAAAGTCTTGCCAAATAAAACCGCACGTTATAATTTCTTTTAGCCCTGCAGTGGTGATGCTATTAAACTTTGTTGCGTCGCACACTTCAGGGCTTTGTTATATCTTCAGCAATAAGCATCACAATTTACAAATTGCTATTTATACATAACTCAGCCACCATTGGCTATGTGTGGTTTTATACTTGTTGAACCACTTACACGGAAAATAAAGCGATGCAATAACACAAAACCAGATCAGGTAAACTGTACCAAGATCATATCCAAAATGCAGTGGCCTGAAATTAAAGGGAATATTAGGATCAGCAATATCTTTAGTTCCGTATCCGGATACATAAAAAAGTATTACTAATAAAGTATGAATAATAAAGAAATGCAACATATAGTAAAAGAAAGGTACGCGACCATATATCATCAATATTTTCGCTATTCTGTTTTGCGCCGTTTCAGTTAGTGCCAGTATTATTAGTGCTGGTCCAATCGTCATACACAAATACATTAAAGAAGGCGGGTATTTTGTTGTATTCAAAAATGAAAGCAGCGTATATGTTGCATCTTTTTGTACAGACCATTGTGCCGGATCGCCGTACATATTTATAAAGCGCAGCAGAATAAATAAAATCGTTATCGTTAATCCCGAAAACAAGATAAGTACTTTCCTGCGCCTGGCCTCGTAATACGATCTGTAGATCGTTCCAAATGCGTAACCCAACAGCATTACACCAGCCCACGGCAATGCAGTGTAGAACATCAATATCACATGATTGTCCCCAAGTGGAATGGCATTGAAGCCTGAGGCGATAAAAGCTTTTGTAAGCAGGGAACCAATATCACTGCCATCAGTTCTTATATAATCAAAAATATTATGACCTATTACCAGTAATAGCCCTGTAATGACAATTACAGTCATAGAAGTTCTTGTCAGTAATCCAAGAATGATCATACTAAAACCTATTGCCCATATAACCTGGAGTATGATCTTATGATATAACGGGTCGTAAGTAAGCGCTAATGTAATAATAGTGATCTCTGCAAGTATTAACCACAAGCCCCGCCTGATAAGAAATGAACTTAACTCTTTTTTTGTTTTACGCTGCCCTGCTATAAATGCAGACACGCCTGAAAGAAATACAAATGTTGGTGCACAGAAATGCGTTATCCATCTCGTGAAAAACAAAAATGGTGTTGTAGTGGCCAGGTTAGTTGGTGTATCATCCATGCCATGTATGTGAAAAAAATCTCTTACATGATCAAGTGCCATAATGAGCATTACAAGTCCGCGAAGTATATCTATAGAATGAACCCGCTGTTTTGTTGGTGTTGGTGATACTGTCATTTTAAGTAAAAAATTATATAAGAAAGATAAAACAGTTCAGTCAATTGTTTAAGCTAAATATATGAGTGGCCGCTTACTTGTTCATGACAGAACAAAACGTTGAAGAGTGCGACGCAAGTAAAGTTTAACAGCAATACAGCAGTTGGGTATAAAAAAATATTACACATGGCTTTGCAAGCTAAAAATGAAGTGGTTATTGATAATAACAAAAAGTTTTATCAGTAATTAAATGATAATTTTATTTGTACGTAAATGATAATTGTAATTTTTCTGACGATTAATATCTGGTTAAAAAAATGGATATTCTGAAACAACTTTATGATGAAGTAATTGGATTCTTTGGCATTGGTCATTGGGTTGAAATGATGCAAAAGAATGATTACAGCAGCCTGCTAACATTTGATGGAGTAATTGCTGCTATCGGCCCGCTTATACCGCTGATATTATTGATAGAAATTTTCCGTGCCATATTCTATAAGAAATTTAAGATGGAAGAATATAAGATTCCATTTATAATTTTTGTTGCCAACAGGTTTATCTCGCGTTTCATTGCTATAGCTGCCGTTGCATTTTGTATTGGTTTATTTGAAAAGTATGCGATCTTTAAAACAGGCTTTACCTGGTATTGGCTTATCTATGGTTACATAGTATGGGAGCTTGCACATTTTGTCTATCATTATCTTGGGCATAAAGTAAGATTATTCTGGTGCCTGCATTCAACGCACCATGCACCGGAGACCATGAACCTTTCCGTAACATTCGCACATTTTTTTCTTGAAGCGCCTTATGCAGATTTTATCCGCACAAGTATTTGTATTCTATTAGGTGTAAACCCGCCGTTATTGTTTTTTATCATGTTCATCGATGGTACATGGGGTGCATTTATTCATGTGGGCGAAAATTTTATGAAAGATGCACGCATGGGATTCCTGAATAAAATAATATTAACACCTTCCCATCATCGTGTACATCATGCAAAAAATCCGTTGTATATGGATACTAATTTTTGTAATCTTCTCAATATTTGGGATAGAATGTTTGGCACATTTCAGTATGAGGACACGAGTATACCTATTCAATACGGTATCACAAGAAAGATCAATGCAAAAAATTTCTGGGACGTTTATTTTGGCGAGATCTATTATCTGTTTCTCGATATGAAAAATGCACCAGGCATTACCAATAAACTATTGTATATGATTATGCCTCCCGGCTGGAGCCATACAGGTGATCATAAAACGGCGGCTGTTATTAAGAAAAAATTGAAAGAAGAAAAAGAAACTGCATAAGAGATTTTTGTTGTCAGCTTTTCTTTTTTTGGCATCGGTTGTTGCGTCGCACTCTTGTACAGTTAATTCTTTATGCAGCTTAATTCTTCCATCGTTTTAATTGATTCTCTTCAAAGATCCATCCGGGTGTTATAACTTTTGAATGCTTATCAACTTCATACCACGGGCTCAACTTTTTGTTATTCGGATTAATAACAATATGCATATCCTGCGCAGGCATATAACCTTGGGCAAGTAAATAAATTTTCTTTCCGGTTATTTCATTAACAGCAACATCTGCAACAACCATTGCATGGCCTGGGGAACCTGCTTTTACTAATATATCTCCCGGTTGCATTTCTTTCATCGCAATATTACCAGTCATTTCATCAACAGTATAAGTACCACAATTAATAAATACATCCTGCATAAATTGTAACATTAGGTTATGCTTATCCTGTTCAGGATTATTAATACGGTATAACCAATCCTGGAAATTGAAATTTTTATTTGCCGATTTAAAATTGATCTTACTGTATTCATTCCTTGAAAAATAATATTCTGCTCTCAGTCTCATAATTGCATCAGCACATTGCTGAAGGTCTTTATTGCCTGTAGAAAAATCAAGTACTGCATAATGTAAAGTTTGATCGGGTTTAGGTTGCCCATTGTATAAATAAACGGTATTGTTTTTCCTGAGTTTTATCTTTTGCAGCCACGCTCCAAAAGAAGCATCAGGCATTGTAACCCTTTTATAACCTTCGGGTAAAGGAATTTCATAAATGTATTGCGGTGGCCTGACAGAAGTTTTATTAGAAGTAATAGCTGATGAAGTAGTTTTTACGCCAGGTAATTCAGCAAGATCATTAAAGACAACAATAAGTACAATGCAGCAGCAAAGCAGCACGAAAAAGATGATACTCATTTGCTTCATAGCTAAGGTTTAGCTTATGATGCAGTTTTGCAGGTTTTCCATAAGTTGGTAAAAACTATCTTTACGTATGTTTGAAATGGTTGATCATTTACAAAGAAAAGTAAAGCTTACTAACTACCCGCTAAAGCGTATCATTTCCCTTGTGCCCTCACAAACAGAATTATTGCATGATCTTGGCTTGGAAGGAGAAGTAATTGGCATCACTAAATTCTGTGTGCATCCACAAAGCTGGTTCAGAAACAAAACAAGAATCGGTGGCACAAAGAACGTGAACATAGAAAAAGTAAAATCGCTGGAACCCGATCTGATTATTGCCAATAAAGAAGAAAATGTGAAGGAACAAATTGAAGAACTAGAAAAGATAGCACCTGTTTGGGTAAGCGATATATATAATCTTGAAGATGCGATTGATATGATTGAGAGCATTGGGGTGCTTATAGACCGAAGCCAGCAATCAAAACAGATTAGTCAAAATATTCAACAGCAGTTTCAAAAATTGCAAGCTGAAAACTTTCAACTACCCACTGCTTATCTAATCTGGCGCAATCCTTACATGACTATCGGCGGAGATACTTTTATAAATGATATGTTGAAAAGGTGTGGTCTGCAGAACGTGTTTGAAAAAGAACAACGTTATCCGGAAATTACTTTGCAGCAACTTAAAGAACACAGTGTTCAATTGATATTACTTTCATCAGAACCCTATCCATTTAAAGAAAAACATGTGGAAGAAATAAAAGCAGTTTTACCTGCTGCAAAAATATTAATGGTAGATGGAGAAATGTTTAGCTGGTACGGGAGCCGTCTTTTATACGTAGTGCAATACTTCAAAGAATTGATCAATAAGATAAATGAGTACCCGTAAACAAAATATAATGACATTGCATAAAATGCTGCACAAAGAACAAAGCGTACAAGTGAGTGACACAACCAAAGTATCGTAGCAGCAATGCAGCTTACTTCATAAAAATAGAAAGAGAGAAGCAATGCCTCTCTCTTTACTTATGGTCAACTGGATAACCTTTACTTATTTCTGCCGATGCAATTTAGATCGGTAAATGCTTCTTCCAGGCGTTTTACAAAATTGTCCTGGCCTTTTCTCAACCAAACACGCGGATCGTAATATTTTTTATTTGGTTTTTCTGCACCTTCAGGATTACCAAGCTGGCCCTGCAGGTAAGCTTCATTCTTTTTGTAATAACCAAGTACACCTTCCCAAAATGCCCACTGCATATCAGTATCAATATTCATTTTTATTACACCATAATCCAGTGTTTCGTGGATCTGGCTTTTTGGAGAACCGCTACCACCATGGAATACAAAGTAAACTGGTTTACTGCCTGCGGATAAACCAAGTTTTTGTGCGATAAATTCCTGGCTGTTTTTCAAAATTGCAGGACGCAGTTCCACATTACCCGGACTGTACACACCATGAACATTGCCAAATGAAGCGGCCACTGTAAATCTTGAACCAACCTTGCTCAATGCATCATAAGCCTGTGATACTTCAGAAGGTTGTGTATAAAGTTTTGAATTTTCTACATCAGAATTATCAACACCATCTTCTTCACCACCTGTTACACCAAGCTCTATCTCGATGCTCATGCCCAGTTTGTTCATGCGTTTGAAAAATTCAAAAGAGAGCTCAATATTTTCATGCAGCGGTTCTTCACTGAGATCGAGCATGTGTGAACTATATAAAGGACGACCGTTCTTCGCTTTGTATTCTTCGCCGGCAGTTAATAAGGCATCTATCCATGGCAACCATTTTTTTGCTGCATGGTCTGTATGCAATACAACAGGTACACCATAATATGCAGCAACATTATGTACATGCATGGCACCGCTTACAGCACCAATAATGTTTGCCTGTAATTTATCGTTAGGCATTCCTTTACCTGCAAAGAACTGTGCACCTCCATTGCTGAATTGTATAATAACAGGAGAACCTACTTTAGCTGCAGTTTCCAATACCGCATTTACAGAGTCTGTACCAATTACATTTACTGCCGGAAGTGCAAATTTGTTTTCTTTGGCATCATCATACAATGCCTGTAATTCATCACCGAACAGAACGCCGGAAGAATATTTAGCCATGCTTATTTACTTTTTATTGAAGATTGTTTTTGGGGTAGCGAAGATACTGTTTAACACTGATAAAATACTGTGTTTTCTTATGTTCCCGGCTGTAGATACACTAATGAACATTTGTTGCGTCGCACACTTTTACTGAAGAAAAGCTATGAGCTTTTAGCTGCGAGCTGCGAGTTTTTTTGGCTCGAAGCTCATAGCTCGTGGCTCACAGCTTATCATTGTTCTAAACGCACAAGTGAGTGACACAACCGCCGATGCCACCTATACAAGAAGCTGGTATCCAAATTATTTTCACGAAAAAATCCGTAATTGGCTAAACTCCTTATTTTTGCTTTCTTCAATACGCCTTTATGACAATAAAAAAGGAAGAGGATTTTGATACCAGCTTGTCGGGGGAAGAGGGTTCCAACGTACAACATGGAGAACCGAGGCAGAAATGGTATAAGCGTTTGAGAAAAGGTATCACTACATCCACGGCTGATAAAAAAGAAACTCCGGAAGGGTTATGGAACAAATGCCCGGAATGCAATTATATAACCACTACAACAGAATTACAGGAGAATCTTTTTGTTTGCCCCAAGTGCAATTACCATCACCGTATTAGCAGTGAGGATTATTTTGATATTCTTTTCGACAATGGCGAATACAAAGTAATGTATGACAACATTGTAAGTAAAGATTTCCTGGGCTTTACAGATCTGAAACCATATAAGAAAAGACTGGAAGAAATTCATGCAAAGACTGATCTTAAAGACAGTATGCGTGTGGGTGTGGGCAAAGTAAACGGCCAGGAACTGGTAGTTGCCTGTATGGATTTTGAATTCATTGGCGGTTCTCTTGGTAGTGTGATGGGAGAGAAGTTTAGCCGGGCTGTTGATTTCTGTCTTGAACATAAATTACCTTACCTTGTTATAAGTAAAAGTGGCGGTGCACGTATGATGGAAAGTGCTTTTAGCTTAATGCAGTTAGCTAAAACAAGCGGCAAGCTGGCACAACTGAGTGAGGCAAAACTGCCTTACATTTCTTTACTAACCGATCCAACTTTTGGGGGTATCTCGGCAAGCTTTGGTATGCTGGGTGATCTTAATATTGCAGAACCGGGTGCACTTATTGGTTTTGCGGGGCCACGTGTAATAAAAGAAACAATTAAGAAAGACCTGCCTCCGGGTTTCCAGCGCAGTGAATTTTTACTGGAGCACGGATTCCTTGATTTTATTATTGACAGAAAGAAATTGAAAGAGCGCATCACACAGCTGATCGTGCTTTTGAAAAACTAATTATAATTATTCAGCTATTTTTGCATCCCTTCACTTTACGGTGAAGGGATTTTTTATGGCAAAAGAAATGAACAACAGGCAGGCGTATTATAATTACTACATAGATGATAAATATGAAGCAGGCATCGTATTGCTGGGCACAGAAGTTAAATCCATACGCGATGGTAAAGTAAGTTTCAATGATGCATTCTGTATGTTTGAAAAAAATGAATTGTGGGTGCGTGGCCTATACATAGCAGAATATTCGCATGGTACGGTGAATAATCATATCGCGGTACACGATAGAAAATTATTGCTTACCAAACGTGAGTTAAAGAAGTTGCAAACGAAGATGAAAGAAAAAGGGTTTACCATTGTGCCGTTGAAAGTT
Coding sequences within it:
- a CDS encoding sterol desaturase family protein, producing MDILKQLYDEVIGFFGIGHWVEMMQKNDYSSLLTFDGVIAAIGPLIPLILLIEIFRAIFYKKFKMEEYKIPFIIFVANRFISRFIAIAAVAFCIGLFEKYAIFKTGFTWYWLIYGYIVWELAHFVYHYLGHKVRLFWCLHSTHHAPETMNLSVTFAHFFLEAPYADFIRTSICILLGVNPPLLFFIMFIDGTWGAFIHVGENFMKDARMGFLNKIILTPSHHRVHHAKNPLYMDTNFCNLLNIWDRMFGTFQYEDTSIPIQYGITRKINAKNFWDVYFGEIYYLFLDMKNAPGITNKLLYMIMPPGWSHTGDHKTAAVIKKKLKEEKETA
- the fbaA gene encoding class II fructose-bisphosphate aldolase translates to MAKYSSGVLFGDELQALYDDAKENKFALPAVNVIGTDSVNAVLETAAKVGSPVIIQFSNGGAQFFAGKGMPNDKLQANIIGAVSGAMHVHNVAAYYGVPVVLHTDHAAKKWLPWIDALLTAGEEYKAKNGRPLYSSHMLDLSEEPLHENIELSFEFFKRMNKLGMSIEIELGVTGGEEDGVDNSDVENSKLYTQPSEVSQAYDALSKVGSRFTVAASFGNVHGVYSPGNVELRPAILKNSQEFIAQKLGLSAGSKPVYFVFHGGSGSPKSQIHETLDYGVIKMNIDTDMQWAFWEGVLGYYKKNEAYLQGQLGNPEGAEKPNKKYYDPRVWLRKGQDNFVKRLEEAFTDLNCIGRNK
- a CDS encoding DUF4846 domain-containing protein; translation: MKQMSIIFFVLLCCCIVLIVVFNDLAELPGVKTTSSAITSNKTSVRPPQYIYEIPLPEGYKRVTMPDASFGAWLQKIKLRKNNTVYLYNGQPKPDQTLHYAVLDFSTGNKDLQQCADAIMRLRAEYYFSRNEYSKINFKSANKNFNFQDWLYRINNPEQDKHNLMLQFMQDVFINCGTYTVDEMTGNIAMKEMQPGDILVKAGSPGHAMVVADVAVNEITGKKIYLLAQGYMPAQDMHIVINPNNKKLSPWYEVDKHSKVITPGWIFEENQLKRWKN
- the smpB gene encoding SsrA-binding protein, which gives rise to MAKEMNNRQAYYNYYIDDKYEAGIVLLGTEVKSIRDGKVSFNDAFCMFEKNELWVRGLYIAEYSHGTVNNHIAVHDRKLLLTKRELKKLQTKMKEKGFTIVPLKVYFNEKNLVKVEIGLGRGKKLHDKRETIKERDTQKEIKRYLK
- the accD gene encoding acetyl-CoA carboxylase, carboxyltransferase subunit beta produces the protein MTIKKEEDFDTSLSGEEGSNVQHGEPRQKWYKRLRKGITTSTADKKETPEGLWNKCPECNYITTTTELQENLFVCPKCNYHHRISSEDYFDILFDNGEYKVMYDNIVSKDFLGFTDLKPYKKRLEEIHAKTDLKDSMRVGVGKVNGQELVVACMDFEFIGGSLGSVMGEKFSRAVDFCLEHKLPYLVISKSGGARMMESAFSLMQLAKTSGKLAQLSEAKLPYISLLTDPTFGGISASFGMLGDLNIAEPGALIGFAGPRVIKETIKKDLPPGFQRSEFLLEHGFLDFIIDRKKLKERITQLIVLLKN
- a CDS encoding ABC transporter substrate-binding protein — translated: MFEMVDHLQRKVKLTNYPLKRIISLVPSQTELLHDLGLEGEVIGITKFCVHPQSWFRNKTRIGGTKNVNIEKVKSLEPDLIIANKEENVKEQIEELEKIAPVWVSDIYNLEDAIDMIESIGVLIDRSQQSKQISQNIQQQFQKLQAENFQLPTAYLIWRNPYMTIGGDTFINDMLKRCGLQNVFEKEQRYPEITLQQLKEHSVQLILLSSEPYPFKEKHVEEIKAVLPAAKILMVDGEMFSWYGSRLLYVVQYFKELINKINEYP
- a CDS encoding DUF1624 domain-containing protein; protein product: MTVSPTPTKQRVHSIDILRGLVMLIMALDHVRDFFHIHGMDDTPTNLATTTPFLFFTRWITHFCAPTFVFLSGVSAFIAGQRKTKKELSSFLIRRGLWLILAEITIITLALTYDPLYHKIILQVIWAIGFSMIILGLLTRTSMTVIVITGLLLVIGHNIFDYIRTDGSDIGSLLTKAFIASGFNAIPLGDNHVILMFYTALPWAGVMLLGYAFGTIYRSYYEARRRKVLILFSGLTITILFILLRFINMYGDPAQWSVQKDATYTLLSFLNTTKYPPSLMYLCMTIGPALIILALTETAQNRIAKILMIYGRVPFFYYMLHFFIIHTLLVILFYVSGYGTKDIADPNIPFNFRPLHFGYDLGTVYLIWFCVIASLYFPCKWFNKYKTTHSQWWLSYV